A window of the Cololabis saira isolate AMF1-May2022 chromosome 19, fColSai1.1, whole genome shotgun sequence genome harbors these coding sequences:
- the cdk5rap3 gene encoding CDK5 regulatory subunit-associated protein 3 has product MENIQTLPIDIHTSKLLDWLLDRRHCTVKWQSAVKAVRERINTAIQDMPENEEIKQLLSGSHIHYFHCLRIVEILKGTEASSKNIFGRYSSQRMKDWQEIVSLYEAENVYLAEVASLLIRNLSYEGPALRKQIAKAQQQQQELGRREGECQSSTAELRERYYSACKQYGIKGENVPRELQALVKDLPAVLNEVGRDAATLEEKVQFYTAFTDFVCDWSEPVLPMLTFAQKKGNGTFYEWKKGKVPTVVERPFVEEASADTLTEDTIDWGNFGKETDSLGVNAGITVEEEIDWGISLEPTSEVTRDAGANGIDWGDSEGAPTEIEIVDVGTDCPDGVARGEEALSVLEHSQSRSQFIDELMELEVFLTQRINEMGEESDVVAMSQFQLAPSVIQNQNRQHVREMLSEVQDLLGRLTSLRMQHLFMIQASPRYVERVSEVLRQKMKQADILVLKAATMAERRQEALQEQSRLEPRVDLLAGRTRELQKMIEADISKRYHSRPVNLMGVNI; this is encoded by the exons ATGGAG AATATTCAAACTCTCCCCATCGACATTCACACCAGCAAGTTGTTAG ACTGGCTGCTGGATCGACGGCACTGCACGGTGAAGTGGCAGAGCGCGGTGAAGGCGGTCAGAGAGAGGATCAACACTGCCATCCAGGACATGCCGGAGAACGAGGAGATCAAGCAGCTTCTGTCCGGCTCAC ATATACACTACTTTCACTGCTTGAGGATCGTGGAGATACTGAAGGGAACTGAAGCGTCATCAAAGAACATCTTTGGCAGATATTCCTCTCAGAGGATGAAG GACTGGCAGGAGATCGTGTCCCTGTATGAAGCAGAAAATGTCTATCTGG CGGAGGTGGCCAGCTTGCTGATCCGTAACCTAAGCTACgaaggcccagctctgaggaAGCAGATCGCCAaagctcagcagcagcagcaggagctcGGCAGGCGGGAGGGGGAGTGTCAGAGCTCAACAGCAGAACTGAGGGAGCGCTACTACTCCGCCTGCAAACAGTATGGCATCAAG GGTGAAAATGTGCCACGAGAACTTCAAGCACTGGTGAAAGACCTGCCAGCAGTCCTGAATGAAGTTGGGAGGGATGCAGCAACGCTGGAGGAAAAAGTCCAGTTTTACACAGCTTTCACAGACTTTGTGTGTGACTG GTCTGAGCCCGTCCTGCCCATGCTGACGTTTGCCCAGAAGAAGGGGAACGGGACATTTTATGAGTGGAAAAAGGGGAAAGTCCCCACGGTTGTTGAAAGGCCGTTTGTGGAGGAGGCGTCTGCTGATACGCTCACAGAGGACACG ATTGACTGGGGCAACTTTGGAAAAGAAACAGACTCCTTGGGTGTGAATGCAGGAATCACAGTGGAAGAAGAAATAGACTGGGGCATCAGTCTGGAGCCAACATCGGAGGTGACACGA GACGCTGGAGCGAATGGCATTGACTGGGGGGACAGTGAAGGGGCTCccactgaaattgaaattgtaGACGTAGGAACAGACT GTCCTGATGGTGTTGCGAGGGGTGAAGAGGCTCTCAGTGTCCTGGAACACTCCCAGTCACGCAGCCAGTTTATTGATGAGCTAATGGAG TTGGAGGTGTTCCTCACCCAGCGCATCAATGAGATGGGGGAGGAGAGTGACGTGGTGGCCATGAGCCAGTTCCAGCTAGCACCCTCCGTCATCCAAAACCAAAACCGCCAACATGTCCGGGAGATGCTGTCAGAGGTGCAGGACCTGCTGGGACGGCTCACCTCTCTGCGCATGCAGCACTTGTTCATGATCCAGGCCTCGCCACG ataCGTTGAGCGTGTGTCAGAGGTGCTGAGACAGAAGATGAAGCAGGCAGACATACTGGTGCTGAAAGCTGCCACGATGGCTGAGAGGAGGCAGGAAGCGCTACAGGAGCAGTCCAGGCTGGAGCCTCGTGTCGACCTGCTGGCAGGACGCACCCGGGAACTCCAGAAAATG ATTGAAGCAGACATTTCAAAGAGATACCACAGCAGACCCGTCAACCTGATGGGGGTTAATATTTAG